The sequence below is a genomic window from Bombus pyrosoma isolate SC7728 linkage group LG9, ASM1482585v1, whole genome shotgun sequence.
tttatctttcgttcAAACGTACTTGATAAGGCTTTATAAACGACTGAACTCGTTTCTTGTAATGCACGTAATCTTTTcgtcgaatgaaaatattatataaactacAATATCAACAAAGAATGCAATTTAAAACTCTGGTAACGCGACCTAACAAGATGGAAAGATCTCGAAAGTAAACAGATTTCGACACGTCTGAAGCTCgagtttaaaatttacaagctCGTCATAATTTAAACGAACCTGGCTCGGATTACAGAAAATGATGCACCTGGCAGGAGTTGATACATCGTGGTCGCGTCGTTTCGTAAGCGCGGGCATTAAGTAGCGGAGGCGCGTCATTAGTCAGACTCGTTCGACCACCGCGCCATGCCGCGTTGTATTCGCTTCGTGCGTTCTGTTCCATCTCTCTCCCATTCCGTGCTATTTTTCTTGCGCGACGAATCATCCCTCGTTTCCACATTCGTTCTAAAATTGTCCTACCTGCTAACAAATCTTCCATAACGAATATCAACTCCTAATTCTATTCCCTCGCTATAATTTACCTTTTTCCTTCGACAtcgtttttatcatttcattcCATTGTTCGATTTTATTTGCTCTTATCCCTTGTTCGGATTttgatatcgatatttcttttttcgaaatgCAGAACTGCAGAAATGCAGAAACCGACGAGCTTAACTTTAACTTTAAAACTTATAACCGTATAATCGTGATAAACGCTATTATAgctgtgaaataattttaattacgttaacTCCTACGTTATGGGAATCATGCGTTTGTTCCTCTCGCCGTTTCTTTCCGTAACGCAGATCTCTTCACGGAATGCTTTGGAAAACCAACATTTGGCGAAAGAAATCGGACAACGAAGAATCTCATCGCGTAGTATAAAAAGAACTCCAAGAATTCCGTGGAGGATATGATTCGTTTCAGAGTACTGGACTATTTTTAACGGACACCTTTTAAACGACTGACTAACTGGTACTTAATGTCAATGCCAGTCGTACAAaatcgtctttttctttttagattaaatttaaaattatctcGTGCATCAGCTAAAatgcgaatttttaatttagacGATAATTGATCATTTTCCATTCGTATCGCAGAGCtggaattttccaaatttattcTGTCCGAATGAACCGGTTGAATTCGGCTTAAAATATTCGCGATTATAACatgtatgaaattattcgGTGCCATATATGGACAGCgaacaaagaagaaaggaagaaagtgaaagaaagaaaatgtgtttAAATCAGCTTAGGGTATCTGCTGTGGAGAGGGACGTTGACTACTTTGCCCCTACCATCGACACGGCCAAATTTAGTTGCCGTCGATCCCAGATTCCAGGTTATTAAAAGTAGGCGTGGTTATGTGCTGGAATAACTGACAAAACGAAGGAGGTAACAGGTGTATAGTGTATTTATACGTTGGTGCGCTTATGCACGTCATCGTGCAAACTACTTCAGCGTCCATCGTCGTTTCAGAAATTTTCTGACTTTCAAATACTTCTACGATGTAAAATCATCGCgatgatttttcaatttccgtttttctttaaaacatatcgtatatttttcattgtatttgcTTTGCTCTTCTGTCGTTGGTATCGTAGGCTCTTAAGCAGTCCTACCTACCCTTTGACACTTGTGTTTTAATCAAGAAACTACCGATactcatattttaaatattatcaaatgagagtaaatattgaaaacgaCATAAATACCGATGACAATGATAAATGTCATTtatctatgtatttatgaaaacGTATAAATGTAGACGTAAAAGATTATCGTATGccgattataaatatttcttcgaatgGTGATAATTATTAACTAGTAAGAGgtaagaaagaaacgatatcagaaataaagaaaaggatCGAGgctcgataaattattaattaacttggATAAAACGTTGACTTTCATTCgttttcgtaaatattaaataaaattatttggaaaaaattttttgCTTCGTGATACCGTAATATTTCTTCGTAGTCGTTATTCGCATTTCCTTCTTCTGAAATTGAAATAGGATTACTTTCCACTTGTTCATTTTTAATCGGCCAGTTTGCAACAGTCTGTCGAATTCCCACGTGGACTTTCTTGTCTATTTCGAATTTGATTTaccgatatttttttattataaaattaatattagaaacaaATACGATACAATAATTAGTCCTAAGCACATAAAATTAGTTAAACGCGATATTACGATTAACTATTAAACGATATGCaccttaatttttaatctcatAGCctactattaaatataaatgcaattgaaattaaatcaaatcATATTGTATGatactatatttataatatgttaatCCTGATTTACTCTACGTaaacaaagaagaattatCTTTAGAGCAGAgattgatttaaaataaatattgttaatttacaactatttcgataaaataattagaaagatTTATGAAGAGATATCTCGTAACTCAGACAGAAATTGAAAGGAGCAAACACGTGCAGCtcggaataaaaagaaactaattgAACGATATAAAGCGAAATACACGTGCATATAGAGTGCATATGGCATTGGTAAAGATAAAAGTATCCTTATATTACAGGATCTGAATGACAGattcaaagaagaagaagatgccAGGAACAATCTCTTCcaaaataagaagaaactcGAACAAGAAGTGGCAGGTCTAAAGAAAGACATTGAGGACCTCGAGCTTAACCTACAGAAATCAGAGCAAGATAAGGCGACGAAGGACCACCAGATCCGCAATTTGAACGACGAGATTGCTCATCAAGACGAACTTATCAATAAAttgaacaaagagaaaaagaatcaaGGTGAAGTTAATCAGAAAACTGCCGAAGAGCTTCAAGCTGCCGAGGATAAAGTCAATCACTTGAACAAAGTCAAAGTCAAACTCGAACACACTCTTGACGAACTCGAAGATTCCCTCGAACGTGAAAAGAAATCACGGTTAGTACAATGTACTAAACTGTACTAAACTATACTACActaagtatatgtatatgtatataataatcataatactTGCAATTCACGCAGACTCGTATGCTatctaaatacatatatatatatatatatatatatatatatatatatatttatttatttatttatttatttatttatttataaatgtttaacatTACAGTGCCGACGTAGAGAAAGCTAAACGAAAGGTGGAAGGTGATTTAAAACTTACACAGGAAGCTGTTGCTGACCTCGAGAGAAATAAGAAGGAACTCGAACAAACCATTCAACGTAAGGACAAGGAATTATCGTCTTTGACCGCTAAACTTGAAGACGAACAGTCGTTAGTAGGCAAATTACAGAAACAAATTAAGGAATTACAAGCCCGTATCGAAGAACTGGAAGAAGAGGTTAgcctgaaaaaagaaacatatatatgttgCCAATCTTACTGATAAAATTGCTTAACAATTGTCGATGCGATAAATTTGTCTGCACCTCCCGTACAGATCGAAGCTGAGCGTGGTTCTCGCGTGAAAGCTGAGAAACAACGCAGTGACTTGGCACGAGAACTCGAAGAACTTGGTGAACGTCTCGAGGAAGCTGGAGGTGCCACCTCTGCTCAAATTGAGCTCAACAAGAAGAGAGAAGCCGAACTTAGCAAGCTGCGCAGAGACCTCGAGGAAGCTAACATTCAACACGAAGCCACTCTTGCAAGTTTACGCAAAAAACACAACGATGCCGTTGCCGAAATGGGAGAACAAATTGATACGCTTAACAAACTCAAGGCCAGGTAAGATAGGaatatcaatttaatcgatagaatcgttttgaaaagaaatcttAGCAGTTCTGAAAATTTTCACCGATAAAACTTGcacttttatcgaaaaagtTAACTTCCgattaaagataaagaaatttgaaaaggtaaaatgatttaaatcAAGAATCGGGGatataatgaaatgttttcGATAGAGCTGAAAAGGGTCGTCATGATATCCATGCCGAGCTGAACAATTCCCGTGCCGCGACGGATCAGGTTTCGAGGGAAAAGGTACACGCttaagaaacaaagagaatGTCCATATGATTTGTCCACATTTGTTTTCAGAATTACATTTCTCACCGTTACCACTGTCACgttattggatatttttaatctatgTTCAAACTTACCACACGATATCGAAATTATCGTCTAGTCGTTCCCGAATgagtttgaagaaaaatgtttcactatttgtttatttctccGGTGGTTGTGTTCTCCTTTAAccttatatttgattttttagaATGTTGTCTCTAATGGAGTATCTTTCAAACCGTACACGTTTTGTAATGTTACGATTACACCGTTCGTCGTACTGACTCTAATTTTTCCTGGTCGTGTCCTAAATACTAATTACCAATTTCGCGTGTctgttttcatgaaaattagAGTTGAAAAGGACAAGGTTCAATACTTCAGCGAATTAAACGACATGCGCGCGTCGGTAGATCAACTAAGCAACGAGAAGGTAAGAATCGTTCGTCGAAAAAATCTCTAGGATCCAGCAGCAAACTAACGCAACTAACAGCTTTGTTAGGCAGCTCGAAACAGTTTGAGAAACGGAAACGGCGAACGTGCGACGTTTGCGATTACCATGATGAACGTGTTTATGTGTACCTTACGTCGTCGTGGTCGAAAGTATGTCCAGCTTGCAAAGCTTGTTCCCCGTGTGTACCTCCCTCTTCCAAGCTTCTTTTCTTCACTTTtggacaattatttaatttacacaTTGTTctcatgtatatgtatacatgtaccgcgtattagaaaattattcacacGCAAAACAGTCGACTCGATGAAAagtatatcgataattttgtGACACGGAATCAGAAAACGAAGTAATTGATAACTGTTAGAccgtatttctttttactgaaaataaaactaaaaatttttcgttagaTTCTCAATCGTGCGAATAATTTTGTGACTCTTGCAATGTTCGCATCGATCGGCTGTCGAATTAGTGTAAATTGTTCCAAAAGTGAATTcacttgaaaataataaaacaatttgtcTGATACAACTATCGAAATCGGTGACAGGCTGCCCAAGAGAAGATCGTGAAACAATTGCAACACCAATTAAACGAAACCCAAGGAAAATTGGAGGAAGTGAACCGTACTCTGAATGACTTCGATGCTGCGAAGAAGAAACTGTCGATCGAAAACAGTGATCTGCTACGACAATTAGAGGAAGCCGAATCGCAAGTTAGTCAGCTTTCGAAGATCAAGATTTCACTGACAACGCAGCTCGAAGACACGAAACGATTGGCTGATGAAGAATCGAGAGAACGCGCTACTCTCCTTGGCAAATTCCGCAACTTGGAACACGATTTGGATAACATTCGCGAACAAGTGGAAGAGGAAGCCGAAGGTAAAGCGGATCTTCAGAGGCAACTTAGTAAGGCAAACGCCGAGGCACAATTATGGCGCACGAAATACGAATCCGAGGGCGTTGCGAGAGCGGAAGAACTCGAGGAAGCTAAGAGGAAGCTGCAGGCACGGTTAGCCGAAGCGGAGGAAACCATCGAATCCCTCAACCAAAAGGTTATCGCCCTCGAGAAGACGAAACAGAGATTGTCGACGGAAGTAGAGGACTTACAGATCGAAGTGGATCGCGCAACCGCGATCGCCAACGCCGccgaaaagaaacagaaggcCTTCGATAAGATTATTGGCGAATGGAAACTCAAAGTGGACGATCTCGCTGCCGAACTCGATGCCAGTCAGAAGGAATGCCGCAATTACAGCACGGAATTGTTTAGGCTCAGAGGTACTCATCtacttttttccattttcaaattgcttAAGAATTCTTGTTTACacattttttctataatattaatatatccgTATAGGTGCGTACGAAGAAGGTCAGGAACAGTTGGAAGCAGTGCGTCGCGAGAACAAAAATCTCGCCGACGAAGTAAAAGACCTCTTGGATCAAATTGGCGAAGGTGGACGCAATATTCACGAGATTGAAAAAGCCAGAAAGCGCCTGGAGGCTGAAAAGGATGAACTACAAGCCGCTCTGGAAGAAGCTGAGGCCGCTTTGGAACAAGAAGAGAACAAAGTATTGCGCAGTCAACTTGAACTGAGTCAAGTCAGACAAGAAATCGACCGACGTATCcaggagaaggaagaggaattCGAAAATACCAGAAAGAATCACCAACGTGCTCTCGACTCTATGCAAGCATCGCTCGAAGCTGAAGCTAAGGTTCGTAAAAAGTCGGAAAAATCTCTTTGAAACGGTTACTAGATCATTTATAAAAACGGTAGGagtaaaatttcgtaatatgTTGTGAAGCTTCCTCGAGGCAAACatgatatatatttgatgaaaCTTTTCAGGGCAAGGCCGAGGCTTTGCGCATGAAGAAGAAACTGGAAGCAGATATAAACGAATTGGAGATCGCCCTGGATCATGCGAACAAAGCGAATGCCGAAGCTCAAAAGAACATCAAGAGATACCAACAGCAGCTGAAGGATGTCCAGACCGCGCTCGAAGAAGAACAACGAGCTCGCGACGAAGCGAGAGAACTTCTTGGAATTTCGGAACGCCGGGCGAACGCACTTCAGAACGAACTCGAAGAAAGCCGCACTCTTCTCGAACAAGCGGACCGCGGACGTCGCCAGGCTGAACAAGAATTGGCCGACTGCCACGAGCAACTCAATGAACTAGGTGCCCAGAACGCTTCCATCTCTGCTGCCAAGAGGAAACTCGAGGCTGAGCTGCAAACCCTTCACGTGAGCATTCTTATCCTTCTATtcgattttgatttttcacatttacatatttattttagaaaagctccaacaaaatattcgaaaaaggCGACAAATCCGAATGAGActcgtatttattttgttttcagtCTGACTTGGACGAATTGTTGAACGAAGCAAAGAACTCTGAGGAGAAAGCAAAGAAAGCCATGGTTGATGCCGCCAGATTAGCCGACGAACTTCGAGCCGAGCAAGATCATGCTCAAACGCAAGAGAAGCTTCGCAAAGCACTCGAAACTCAGATCAAGGAACTCCAGGTGCGTCTCGACGAAGCTGAAGCGAATGCCCTGAAAGGTGGTAAGAAGGCAATTCAAAAACTCGAACAACGTGTTCGTGAATTGGAGAACGAACTTGATGGAGAACAGAGGAGACACGCTGACGCTCAGAAGAACCTTCGCAAGTCCGAACGTCGCATCAAGGAACTCAGCTTCCAGGTACGagttcgatatatatatatatatatatcgatatataatacaatgtacaataataataattgcgtTATCGAGATTTTCAGCGATAGCTTATTCTAAATCTATAAATGTTTAGGCTGATGAGGACCGCAAGAATCATGAGCGCATGCAAGACCTTGTCGATAAGCTTCAACAGAAAATCAAGACCTACAAGAGGCAGATCGAGGAAGCTGAAGAAATCGCTGCTTTGAATCTCGCGAAATTCCGCAAAGCGCAACAAGAGCTCGAGGAGGCAGAGGAAAGGGCGGACCTGGCTGAACAGGCAATTACCAAGTTCCGTACTAAAGGACGCGGAGGAAGTGCTGCGCGCGGACTGAGCCCAGCGGTAAGCAAATATTCAATTACtaccatttcttttattctcttcgttcaatttcctacattttcttttcgtatcgtatttcaaaatgatacttttcttcctttttttctttttacattttttgatttaacaattaatttcttttgtaataatataaggTTTAATATAActtgattatataatatttgaaaaaatattcgattacaAATTTTCCGAGAAATTCTATGATACGTGTGCTatgaaaatagattaaaatgaaaaatggagATTTACGTTATCAGCTACGtagacgaagaaaagagaaattttcgtAGAATAGCAGTAGGATCTCTTTTCCGTGTAGCAATCTCTTATTAAAATGTATCGAGCTACGTGTATATTCCGCAGGATATGTGAAAATctcgattttataaaaatcaatacgGCATAGTAAATGGCACAGGATTTCCAAGTTGGCGATCGAGAacgaaatttcctataaaacgagaagaaaaagttgcgtagaaagaaaagagaataacTATTGCGTACAAAGAAAAGTAGAGATTGCGGCAATTATCTCTAATTGTAAATCTGTATGTCCCTGTATAGCCCCAACAGAAGGCCCGTAAGGCGCCCTCCGCAATGGAGTAAAGAGTACCGCGCCGGTCCATGTAAGTTTGTGCACGTGTCATAAGCACGTGTGTGTGTCGACACATGGAAAAGCACAATAATCGCAAGATAGCAATTATACATAGACAGAATTATTCCGAATCCCCAATCCGCCGATCGTCAATGTCTTATTTTCTTGAACCTGTGTGAAAAGCTGATAACACTTGACGGGGGCATACCTTACGAGTATGAAGCTTGCTCCTAGTCATTGATTAACGTTGTGTATTACCTATCCCAAACAAATTCATGATAGTTCACGAACGGATCACTGTACCGATCCCTCTGTTATGATATAGAATATAGACGAATCGTTGCTTGGTTAGTGACTGGTTAGTTACATGTGAATAGATTTGTTTGCGTATATTTTTCGTTAGACATTAGACGGATGAAAGACCCGACGCGGTGTAAAGACATAACTCCATCGATCGTTTTTCGTTGTTAATTCCGATTTTCGACATAATTATTGCTAGATACTTAGATTAGTTCTTGCAATTAGTCGATGTATCATCCACTTTGTGATTCTTTTCACGAAACTAAGCAGACAAAATCATTCCAACTGTCTAAGAGAGGTATTACGACCCTCGATTCATATCCCATTGTTGTCTTTCAATTGTCAACACCAATGATGTGCGATAAACACGCAGAATGAATGAGAAGGACACAAAGAACGtgtctaaatatttatctccaaaaaatgttttctttttttttgaatGCATACAGCGATACTAGATCCTGGTGAAGGATGGGATTAGGGATGGAATTAAAGACTTATGGTATTCATTTATAAACTGGCATTGCGATATCGTAGCGTTAGAAacgatataatatcaaattaacaagaaacaaattattctcTACCTTTTAGTAAAAGACAGAAATCGTGAGTCTGCAATTCGCAAGATTTCATATCGTTTAAAACGTATTCGGTTTTGTTACTGTTATACCAAAGATACgccaaataaaaataaaaacttcgAACTTGATCCCATCGCTAAAAGCCGAAAAACACTTTCCCGGAAACAACTTGTGTTGTTCGAAAGCATCTCGACCAGAAACGTATCGCgtgaaaattttgttgttaatCGCGAGAACAGAAATAAACATGCTTTCGAACAAATTCGCTGATCTATGATTAACAGCGATCACAGAAATaccgaatgaaaataataatacttcttttggaatttttcagcCACACCGACCTGCGTTCAAACCCCAATTGGATGGTTCCGCATTCCCGCCACGCTTCGACCTGCAGCCCGATGGTGAACTGTAAAAATCTATACGACAACGATATACTTGTTACAAACACGATCGTAACAGCTTAACGTATGAATTGATCGCAACCGGCGAACTTTCATCGTGTCATCTCACTCAAATAACTCATCCCATCGTCTTCATACCTACGCACATACACCTTCATActaaaagtaaagaaagtaTCCTCAGATCTTTACTACTTTCGTGTTGACACGAGAATGTCCGTGCTTGGTCTCATCTTGCCAGCTtcgagataaaaatagaaaagggaagattacaaaaaattggaaatttttctttcgacatTGTAGTTCTAATTCTACCATATTTGATTGTTAATTGGCAAAAGAAATCGGCAATACAATAGACGTGGAGGAGAGATTAACCTTCACCACTCGCGCTGACGGTcgaggaaagagagagtgaAAGAGTGAAAGTGGAAGAGTAAGAGAGAAAACGTGAGAAAGGAAAGGTGCGAGCGAGCGgttgaaatgaaaaacgagAGCCAGctcgaaatttcaaacgttGTATTATGAACACGTggcagaaaagaaaagtatgtGCAATACTGGCATACGCGCGTATCAAGCGGACGAATCGATAAATAGATACGATGTACACATTACAGAAAcggaacgataaaaaaaagaacaagattacatgttataaaaaaataaacaataaataaaaatataacgctAGTCACGGATTTGAACGTCAGCGCGCATTATTATATACGTCATCGAAATGATAATCCTATCCTATAaagttaattgtaatttataaagagAGCCgaagtatgtatttattaaaataaataagcaataaataaaattaagaaccAATCGCAATATTTGTCATTTCATATACTCTACCCTTCTaatcgtttataattttttagaatttttagaatctttTAATCATCACCTCATAATTCGTTTCTTGCCATATCGTCTGCGTTGCAGCAAATACTAAcaactttctttcattttataccgTTGATTTTCATTCGCTTCCAGGTACGTATATACCtatctgtaatttttctttcatttcctttgTATTCGTCATAAAAGTCCACATACGCCCCTTATAtgcgtataaaatatcgtaataaaaacaTTAGCTCTACGAATCCTTTTGGCACATTAAGGCACACGTTGCTAGAATTTAACACAACTTATTCACTTTCACCTTTAATAGgaggaaaaaagtaaaagtgtataaaatacaatgtatTACCAAAATTGCATGCACCTGTTATACCTAtatgaaatcataaaaataacgtgcttaataattataataatattttctggGGCACCTACGTGAACATCAATAATTCCTTGACGTCGAAAAAATGTAAGGTTCTGCCATTTCTGACGCAATTCTATCCCAAGATCTTTGTTAGTTAGATGCTTTGagtttttaattccttttagGAAAACATTAATGACAATTGTATCGCTATGTAGGTATAAATGATATTGTGACAAAGt
It includes:
- the LOC122570690 gene encoding myosin heavy chain, muscle isoform X13; translated protein: MPKPKPQEGEDPDPTPYLFVSLEQKRIDQTKPYDAKKACWVPDEKEGYVLGEIKATKGDIVSVTLPGGESKDFKKDQLQQVNPPKYEKAEDMSNLTYLNDASVLHNLKQRYYAKLIYTYSGLFCVAINPYKRFPVYTHRCAKLYRGKRRNEVPPHIFAISDGAYVNMLTNSENQSMLITGESGAGKTENTKKVIAYFATVGASTKKSDDTSQKKGSLEDQVVQTNPVLEAFGNAKTVRNDNSSRFGKFIRIHFGPTGKLAGADIETYLLEKARVISQQALERSYHIFYQMMSGSVPGLKDMCCLSNDIHDYYFVSQGKTTIPNVDDGEECTLTDQAFDVLGFTQEEKNDIYKITAAVMHMGGMKFKQRGREEQAEADGTEEGERVAKLLGCDCADLYKNLLKPRIKVGNEFVTQGRNKDQVAYSVGAMSKAMFDRLFKWLVKKCNETLDTQQKRQHFIGVLDIAGFEIFDFNSFEQLCINFTNEKLQQFFNHHMFVLEQEEYTKEGIQWEFIDFGMDLLACIELIEKPMGILSILEEESMFPKATDKTFEEKLNNNHLGKSPNFLKPKPPKPGQQAAHFAIGHYAGNVPYNITGWLEKNKDPLNDTVVDQFKKSSNKLLIEIFADHPGQSGDAGGGGGAKGGRGKKGGGFSTVSSSYREQLNNLMTTLRATQPHFVRCIIPNEMKQPGVIDSHLVMHQLTCNGVLEGIRICRKGFPNRMVYPDFKLRYMILAPAAMASESDPKKAAQKCFDEIGLDPENYRIGHTKVFFRAGVLGQMEELRDERLSKIVSWMQAYIRGYLSRKDYKKLQDQRLALVVVQRNLRKYLQIRTWPWWKLWQKVKPLLNVTRIEDELAALEEKARKAQEAFEKEEKLRKELEEQNTKLVSERNALQRQLDGEKGSLSEYMEKSLKLAAQKADIESQLQDLNDRFKEEEDARNNLFQNKKKLEQEVAGLKKDIEDLELNLQKSEQDKATKDHQIRNLNDEIAHQDELINKLNKEKKNQGEVNQKTAEELQAAEDKVNHLNKVKVKLEHTLDELEDSLEREKKSRADVEKAKRKVEGDLKLTQEAVADLERNKKELEQTIQRKDKELSSLTAKLEDEQSLVGKLQKQIKELQARIEELEEEIEAERGSRVKAEKQRSDLARELEELGERLEEAGGATSAQIELNKKREAELSKLRRDLEEANIQHEATLASLRKKHNDAVAEMGEQIDTLNKLKARAEKGRHDIHAELNNSRAATDQVSREKAAQEKIVKQLQHQLNETQGKLEEVNRTLNDFDAAKKKLSIENSDLLRQLEEAESQVSQLSKIKISLTTQLEDTKRLADEESRERATLLGKFRNLEHDLDNIREQVEEEAEGKADLQRQLSKANAEAQLWRTKYESEGVARAEELEEAKRKLQARLAEAEETIESLNQKVIALEKTKQRLSTEVEDLQIEVDRATAIANAAEKKQKAFDKIIGEWKLKVDDLAAELDASQKECRNYSTELFRLRGAYEEGQEQLEAVRRENKNLADEVKDLLDQIGEGGRNIHEIEKARKRLEAEKDELQAALEEAEAALEQEENKVLRSQLELSQVRQEIDRRIQEKEEEFENTRKNHQRALDSMQASLEAEAKGKAEALRMKKKLEADINELEIALDHANKANAEAQKNIKRYQQQLKDVQTALEEEQRARDEARELLGISERRANALQNELEESRTLLEQADRGRRQAEQELADCHEQLNELGAQNASISAAKRKLEAELQTLHSDLDELLNEAKNSEEKAKKAMVDAARLADELRAEQDHAQTQEKLRKALETQIKELQVRLDEAEANALKGGKKAIQKLEQRVRELENELDGEQRRHADAQKNLRKSERRIKELSFQADEDRKNHERMQDLVDKLQQKIKTYKRQIEEAEEIAALNLAKFRKAQQELEEAEERADLAEQAITKFRTKGRGGSAARGLSPAPHRPAFKPQLDGSAFPPRFDLQPDGEL
- the LOC122570690 gene encoding myosin heavy chain, muscle isoform X2, coding for MPKPKPQEGEDPDPTPYLFVSLEQKRIDQTKPYDAKKACWVPDEKEGYVLGEIKATKGDIVSVTLPGGESKDFKKDQLQQVNPPKYEKAEDMSNLTYLNDASVLHNLKQRYYAKLIYTYSGLFCVAINPYKRFPVYTHRCAKLYRGKRRNEVPPHIFAISDGAYVNMLTNSENQSMLITGESGAGKTENTKKVIAYFATVGASTKKSDDTSQKKGSLEDQVVQTNPVLEAFGNAKTVRNDNSSRFGKFIRIHFGPTGKLAGADIETYLLEKARVISQQALERSYHIFYQMMSGSVPGLKDMCCLSNDIHDYYFVSQGKTTIPNVDDGEECTLTDQAFDVLGFTQEEKNDIYKITAAVMHMGGMKFKQRGREEQAEADGTEEGERVAKLLGCDCADLYKNLLKPRIKVGNEFVTQGRNKDQVAYSVGAMSKAMFDRLFKWLVKKCNETLDTQQKRQHFIGVLDIAGFEIFDFNGFEQLCINFTNEKLQQFFNHHMFVLEQEEYKKEGIEWVFIDFGMDLAACIELIEKPMGILSILEEESMFPKATDKTFEEKLNNNHLGKSPNFLKPKPPKPGQQAAHFAIGHYAGNVPYNITGWLEKNKDPLNDTVVDQFKKSSNKLLIEIFADHPGQSGDAGGGGGAKGGRGKKGGGFSTVSSSYREQLNNLMTTLRATQPHFVRCIIPNEMKQPGVIDSHLVMHQLTCNGVLEGIRICRKGFPNRMVYPDFKLRYKILAPQAVTKLGSDPKKAAEAILEASGLDPDQYRLGHTKVFFRAGVLGQMEELRDERLSKIVSWMQAYIRGYLSRKDYKKLQDQRLALVVVQRNLRKYLQIRTWPWWKLWQKVKPLLNVTRIEDELAALEEKARKAQEAFEKEEKLRKELEEQNTKLVSERNALQRQLDGEKGSLSEYMEKSLKLAAQKADIESQLQDLNDRFKEEEDARNNLFQNKKKLEQEVAGLKKDIEDLELNLQKSEQDKATKDHQIRNLNDEIAHQDELINKLNKEKKNQGEVNQKTAEELQAAEDKVNHLNKVKVKLEHTLDELEDSLEREKKSRADVEKAKRKVEGDLKLTQEAVADLERNKKELEQTIQRKDKELSSLTAKLEDEQSLVGKLQKQIKELQARIEELEEEIEAERGSRVKAEKQRSDLARELEELGERLEEAGGATSAQIELNKKREAELSKLRRDLEEANIQHEATLASLRKKHNDAVAEMGEQIDTLNKLKARVEKDKVQYFSELNDMRASVDQLSNEKAAQEKIVKQLQHQLNETQGKLEEVNRTLNDFDAAKKKLSIENSDLLRQLEEAESQVSQLSKIKISLTTQLEDTKRLADEESRERATLLGKFRNLEHDLDNIREQVEEEAEGKADLQRQLSKANAEAQLWRTKYESEGVARAEELEEAKRKLQARLAEAEETIESLNQKVIALEKTKQRLSTEVEDLQIEVDRATAIANAAEKKQKAFDKIIGEWKLKVDDLAAELDASQKECRNYSTELFRLRGAYEEGQEQLEAVRRENKNLADEVKDLLDQIGEGGRNIHEIEKARKRLEAEKDELQAALEEAEAALEQEENKVLRSQLELSQVRQEIDRRIQEKEEEFENTRKNHQRALDSMQASLEAEAKGKAEALRMKKKLEADINELEIALDHANKANAEAQKNIKRYQQQLKDVQTALEEEQRARDEARELLGISERRANALQNELEESRTLLEQADRGRRQAEQELADCHEQLNELGAQNASISAAKRKLEAELQTLHSDLDELLNEAKNSEEKAKKAMVDAARLADELRAEQDHAQTQEKLRKALETQIKELQVRLDEAEANALKGGKKAIQKLEQRVRELENELDGEQRRHADAQKNLRKSERRIKELSFQADEDRKNHERMQDLVDKLQQKIKTYKRQIEEAEEIAALNLAKFRKAQQELEEAEERADLAEQAITKFRTKGRGGSAARGLSPAPHRPAFKPQLDGSAFPPRFDLQPDGEL